One genomic region from Octopus sinensis linkage group LG13, ASM634580v1, whole genome shotgun sequence encodes:
- the LOC115218357 gene encoding cyclin-I: MKFNLGIGDAQVLQMLSESINKERQQWKAKFFRRHGDTSVTGSQRDWAASWLVSVNRNFHFTPETVSLTLNILDRFLNSVKVPPKYLHCVAVSCFFLAAKTIEEDEVIPSTRELAAESQCGCSVSEILRMEREILGKLDWNLRNVSHIDFLHTIHALLLSMYPQYLYLGNMTPSHQLASLTSKVFRCLCNHRFMVFRPSVLVLAVFSLELESHIFHSWLQLTMMLQKITEVPTDQLINCREECSRYLSSKFHLPKPPVIYGHKKRVCVKRRLEQIEVDEIYDCIKHLYNEEYFSPPTNTEKVLPLSCSQNILQKRDEECVKLQPVTAN; this comes from the exons ATGAAGTTCAACTTGGGTATTGGTGATGCTCAGGTGTTGCAGATGCTCTCCGAATCCATCAACAAGGAGAGGCAACAATGGAAAGCAAAATTCTTCCGACGACATGGTGATACG AGTGTTACAGGCTCTCAGAGAGACTGGGCTGCTTCATGGTTGGTTAGTGTTAACAGAAACTTCCACTTCACTCCGGAAACTGTCTCTTTGACACTGAACATATTGGATCGATTCCTTAATTCTGTTAAG GTACCACCAAAATATCTTCACTGTGTTGCAGTATCCTGCTTCTTTCTGGCAGCAAAAACCATTGAAGAAGATGAG GTTATTCCTAGTACCCGAGAGTTGGCTGCTGAAAGTCAATGTGGTTGTAGTGTATCTGAAATTTTGCGAATGGAGAGAGAGATTCTCGGTAAACTGGACTGGAATTTGAGGAATGTTAGCCACATTGATTTTCTTCACACT atTCATGCATTGTTGCTTTCTATGTACCCACAGTATCTATATCTTGGAAATATGACACCGTCTCACCAGCTGGCATCCTTGACTTCCAAGGTTTTTCGATGCTTATGTAATCATAGGTTTATGGTCTTCCGCCCATCAGTTTTGGTTCTTGCAGTGTTCAGCCTTGAACTCGAGTCTCATATCTTTCACTCCTGGCTCCAGTTGACAATGATGCTGCAAAAAATTACAGAG GTTCCAACTGATCAACTCATTAACTGCCGAGAGGAATGCAGTCGCTATCTTAGCAGCAAATTCCATCTTCCAAAGCCTCCTGTAATTTACGGACACAAGAAACGAGTTTGTGTGAAACGCCGGCTCGAGCAAATCGAAGTTGATGAGATTTATGACTGCATTAAGCACCTGTATAATGAAGAGTATTTCTCTCCACCAACCAATACAGAAAAGGTTTTACCACTTAGTTGTAGCCAAAATATACTTCAAAAACGAGACGAAGAGTGTGTGAAGCTGCAACCAGTTACTGCAAATTAA